Genomic DNA from Corylus avellana chromosome ca4, CavTom2PMs-1.0:
tacaactctttaaattgaaattaaatacttataacctaattaattaataaaacctaAATGAAACTGAGGACCTACTTTATGTGACTTGTTCCACATCATTTTagcttttaaataatttaactACGCAGTATGCTCTTCCTAACTAATTAAATAGAATAGGCATACAAAATCTGTTAGTTTTTAATGTTTAATAAGATGATTAGAGTTTACGATTTAAGtccatatttctttttaatcttttaacaTATTATGTTCACATTTATTTGGtttatctaattaattagtattttgaaattacaataataataataataataataatggtatggaaattccttttttaaataaaaaaataaaaaaattgagaccGAAGAGAATGTATACGGAGCCAAGAAGGAACGGTAAAAGAAGAAGTAGGGGACACGTGTCGTAATCTCCAGACTCAAGCGGAATCCAGTACCACTACAAATACGCGTAGCAGGCTCATGGAAAAAAAATACCGTATTTTGCgctgagaagaaagaaaagcacTGAAGagtgtttatttgttttggtcTGAAAAGTTCTTCAACTTTCTTCTTTCCCGCGTAGAAACGAAGCCCTAATCCAAATCGCCGATCACAATCGCCGTTCATCGGAATCGTTGGTACTCATTGTCTGAAAAAGATCACAAATTTACAACCACTGGGTTGTGGGTTTTTCGATGGCCATTTCTTCGGAGGATACGGCATCAAGGTTGGTTCATCAAaaccttttcttctttgtttccctTTATTTGATCTATTGTTTCATTAGGGTTTTTCTGGGTTGCGGTGGAAAGTGGTTTTTGATTGTGTGGGTGTGGGTGataattttgggttttgtgattgattaataaaataaaaataagtacaCTCTTCCTCTCCGCCCCCACTCCTCCGTAAGACCCGCCGTTTTGGCCCTCGGAGGCTACATGCATGCTCTGCCACCGACCCGTCCTGAGTCCACCCGGCCACTCGGACCCTGTCAGACGCCTTGTCTGGACTCTCGACGAGGTGCAACTCTCACTCTGTTCTACGTCGACTCCTACGAATGGACTCGGTGGTGCGTCCGCATCGTCCCTCATGTTCCTCTGCAAGCCTGTGATCGTTtgatttgtttactttttagCACTTTGACTAATTATTACTCTAATGTGgatcaaaaaaaggaaactAATTAATATTGTTAGTTAGATTTAGTATTTCTAGGGTTTTCTCTGAAATTAATGTGAAGAAGTTCATTGATGATAGATCTAGAATTCCCTATCCTTCGGCCCAAACTCAGTAAAGTTCTCTCTCCGCCCCCCTCACCCCTAATTTCATTAGGGTTTTTCTGGGTTGCAGCGGAAAGTGGTTTTTGATTGTGTGGGTGTGGGTGataattttgggttttgtgattgattaataaaataaaaataaatgcacTCTTCCTCTCCGCCCCACTCCTCCCTAAGACCCGCCGTTTTGGCCCTCGGAGGCTACATTACATGCATGGTCTGCGTCCGACCCGTCCTGAGTCGACGCGGTCACTCGGACCCTGTCAGACGCCGTGTTTGGACTTTCGACGAGGTGCAACTCTCACTCTCTTTGTTCTACGTCGACTCCTACGAGTGGACTCGATGGTGCGTCCGCATCGTCCCTCACGTTCCTCTGCAAGCCTGTGATCGTTtgatttgtttactttttagCAGTTTGACTAATTATTACTCTAATATGAATCAGAAAAaggaaactaattaattaattagttaattaatattattagttAGATTTAGCATTTCTAGggttttctttgaaattaatgTGAAGAAGGTTCATTGATGGTAGATCTAGAATTCCCTATCATCCAGCCTAAACTCAGTAAAGTTCTCTCTCCGCCCCCCTCCCCCACCCTTGCACTACTGCTTGATGtctgttgcattttttttgcttttccttttttgcaTTGATTCTTAAAGTTTCGTATATCTTTTTATTGCAATTGATTCGTATATCTTTTTATTGCAATTGATTGTTGCCTTTTTGCTTTGCATTAGTATTGATGTCTCAGCCATTTAGTTCTTGCAGGAAGAGGAAGTCTCGAAGTAGACAAGATGCTACTCTATCAGTTGCTGAGACCCTCGCCAAGTGGGAAGAGCGTAATGCCCAGCTGGAGTCTTGCAATAATGAGATCAAATCTGTTCGTAAAGCTCCAGGTATTGGGTCGAAGAAGGGATGCATGAAAGGGAAGGGAGGACCTGAAAACTCATCATGTAAATATAGAGGTGTTCGGCAGAGGACATGGGGTAAATGGGTTGCTGAGATTCGTgagccaaaaggaaaaaaaatgtggcTTGGcagttttgaaaattctgtTGATGCTGCCTTGTCTTACGACAAAGCCGCAAAAGCACTGTATGGCTCTCGTGCCCGCCTCAACTTTCTACATAATTGTTCAGCGACAACAACCCCATCAAGCATCTGTTTAACAACAACTTCGGGAAACTCTGGTTCTACAAATTACTCTGAAGACATAAGCATGAAGCTCGTTACTCCCAATTTAAGAAACgaggatgaagaagatgaatggaGCAGTAATATTTTGCATGCTGCAGTTACTGAAGTTGCTGCTGCTGCCACACCAAGTAGTACGCAGCAGGCAGAAGAAGCAAATGATGAGTGGTCTTCGGAGGAAATTGACGCTCTCTTGGAAACAAATTCAATCCTTAATATTGAATCGGTGTTGGGTCATGATGTTGGCCAGTTTTGGTTCTCTGCCGTCGAGAGTATGAATGATATGGCAGCAGACTCCTTCTTGAGTTTTTAGGCTTCAGATTGCTGATTGAGCTGATTCTTTTAAGAGTTTTAGATTAGGGAATTGGCTTCATTTTTTGTATAACAATTATACCACTTTAGGGTACACCATTTTcaattgtatatatatgattaacaAATCTTTGGTTATGCATTTATTGTTGGCTTACTCCTTTGATTTACTGCATATTTCTACCttgtttattatttaattagtcGTTTAACATTATTTGTTGTCATCTAGGAGTCTAGGACCTTCCTTGGCTGTAGAATCAATCAAATATTGAGTAATAAACTtaaattcttataaaatatcTTCATaagtctttttttgtattttattaagtttaatGATTTCgtgtcttttagtttttcattcATCTGAGAGTTACATGGGATTtattatgcatgcatatattgaAGTTACATAGGTTTTACTATGTATGTGgcaattatatttatatatgtaatataaatgagtgaattgacgtggcaaaaaaacaTGTAAAGAAAAATAGGATCGCTTGCAAGTAGAGCCTAGTCCTAAATGACGTTTGAAATTTCATTCATTGAAAATCAGTAATGTtgtattaaacaaaaatatattatttaacctttttttttccgTGGGAGATTACAGATATAGATGGTATCCGTATGTCATTTGTTATGGAgtaatttttttgcaaagagTAGGTGTAAAATTAGTGTTTTTCTTTGTAGTTTTTTGGggttaaatttatcttttaggaaaataacttttatagaaagaaaatcatagaagctttgaaaaaaaaaaaaaaaaaggaaatacaaaaaagaccaCACCTGAGAAAATCCctgaaaaaacatatatatcgAGGAAGAACGTACGtacataaaaatgtaaattactTAATCGTTAATACTTAACTAAAGTTAAGAGATAAGGCTAAAAGTTGACTAAAACATACTACGACAGAACCCCTTTTTACCTGTGAAAACTGATTTCTAAGGCATTTTTTAcaatcttcaatttttaatttattggtagACTTTTACAGTGTTCAATTCGTAAAAGGAATATCTATCTATTGCATTGCTGTCATGCACTCCATTTTTTACTATAGCATACACAACTATATACAAGGGTAGAACAAATAGATTAACGCTAAAAACTCTGACAACTCTTAACAAAGAACACATCTATTGGAATGTGTCCCTTATCTTTTGGAGATATCTTCTGCTTTTTACATTTGCTTTGGCTCCCATTGTTTTCCTTCTGGGAAAACCTGATGAGGTTTcaaatttgtcaattttcagATCAAATGCTTATTTCTGCTAAAAGTAtagataagaaaaagaaaagaagaggaagaaaaaaaaaaaaaaaaagaagcaattaaGTAAAATAATCTGCTATCAACCATCTCCTTTAACCTCCCTTTCGCTGATCTCCAAAATGTGTACATTTGTAAATTGAGCAAGTAACCATGGATGGAAAAAGGTTTAAGTATTATGAAGAACGCATTCACTAAATCTAGCTACTTGTCATGCCATGCAGCAAGTGTATTTAATGAATTAGGAAACTTGATGGAATCTGCTTCCAACAACCCAGTCACAGCATTTTGATGAGATTTTGGGTGTGGTGTATTCACCTACACAAAAGgtaaaatccaaaaaagaaaagaggaaaaaaaaaactctcaagtAAATCAACAAGTGAGGAATATACAAGAAAGCAGTGCAATATGAGCATCTacattttttttgacaaattatAAACATCTACATGATCTACTTAAAAACTAAGAAATGCACactaatttacatttttcaaaatttaaaatacagCCCTGAGGGGTTCTAGCAAATCTCTCTCCGCAGGAAAGCGGTTTGAACGTTCTAGGGCTGTTCTAAATGCGTAGGTCTTCGCTTTGGACAGCTACACAAGAAGATTTAACTATTTCATAATCTTATTAGAATGAATCAACTGTGAACTTCTGCCAACA
This window encodes:
- the LOC132177869 gene encoding dehydration-responsive element-binding protein 2A-like, giving the protein MAISSEDTASRKRKSRSRQDATLSVAETLAKWEERNAQLESCNNEIKSVRKAPGIGSKKGCMKGKGGPENSSCKYRGVRQRTWGKWVAEIREPKGKKMWLGSFENSVDAALSYDKAAKALYGSRARLNFLHNCSATTTPSSICLTTTSGNSGSTNYSEDISMKLVTPNLRNEDEEDEWSSNILHAAVTEVAAAATPSSTQQAEEANDEWSSEEIDALLETNSILNIESVLGHDVGQFWFSAVESMNDMAADSFLSF